In Carya illinoinensis cultivar Pawnee chromosome 9, C.illinoinensisPawnee_v1, whole genome shotgun sequence, the following are encoded in one genomic region:
- the LOC122276035 gene encoding uncharacterized protein LOC122276035 — MDAEEVIKLFDSCWFGVDIFEKQPNLQDSSSFEAIPENQIREKPKKPELLRIPTLHKRSMSDQLSSKASFDDGSLSPDSVLLTSKLQIILSGKEVTEPEETIPTDFEVSSKEKVTSNGRKKRGETKSLSDLEFEELKGFMDLGFVFSEEDRNSSLASLIPGLQRFGKKDGEEEPVHDETATSRPYLSEAWEVLDRRNAENPLMNWKIPALTNEIDMKDSLRWWAHTVASTVR, encoded by the coding sequence ATGGACGCAGAGGAGGTCATAAAGCTCTTTGATTCGTGCTGGTTCGGAGTCGATATTTTCGAGAAACAACCAAATCTACAGGATTCATCCAGTTTTGAGGCAATCCCAGAAAATCAAATTCgggaaaaaccaaaaaagccaGAGCTTTTGCGCATCCCCACTCTCCATAAAAGGTCCATGAGTGATCAATTGAGCTCCAAAGCAAGCTTCGACGATGGCTCTCTGTCTCCAGATTCGGTCCTCCTCACGTCAAAGCTCCAAATCATCCTCTCGGGAAAAGAAGTCACGGAACCAGAGGAAACTATACCGACAGATTTCGAAGTATCATCCAAGGAAAAGGTCACAAGTAACGGTAGAAAAAAGAGGGGCGAAACGAAGAGCTTGTCTGACcttgaatttgaagaattaaaAGGGTTTATGGATCTGGGTTTTGTTTTCTCAGAAGAAGATAGGAATTCAAGCTTGGCATCACTCATTCCGGGGTTGCAAAGATTCGGAAAGAAAGATGGGGAAGAAGAGCCTGTTCATGATGAAACTGCAACTTCAAGGCCTTACCTTTCGGAAGCTTGGGAGGTTTTGGATAGGAGAAACGCGGAGAACCCATTGATGAATTGGAAAATTCCAGCATTAACAAACGAGATTGACATGAAAGACAGTCTAAGATGGTGGGCTCATACTGTTGCATCCACTGTTAGATGA